The following DNA comes from Simkania negevensis Z.
CGCAAAAGGAGCTATAAAAGCGGCGCCTGTGACTAAAACAACAGGGATGGCGCAACCTGCATTTGAGGCAGAACCTCCACTTGAAGGTTACTCTTTCGAATTTGAAACATCTTTAGAAGATCACCTGCCTGCTTCACCGCTTGCAAAAAAACTCGCGCGGGAAAAAGGGCTCGACATCACCACTGTTAAAGGGAGTGGCCCTGGCGGACGAGTGATGAGTCGAGATTTAGATTTAGCTCAAGCCGATGCTATTGCAACTTTTGGGAATCGATCCATTCCGAAAAAGGCTCCAGGAAGCTACGAAGAAGAGCCTCTTTCACCAATGCGTAAAGCCATTGGTCAAAAGCTTCAAGCATCTAAAACATTCATTCCTCACTTTTACGTGCAGCAAGACATTGATGTTGAGCCAATGATTGCTAGCCGCGAGCAGCTCAAAGCAACTGGAGTCAAGGTGACGTTTAATGATTTTGTCATGCGAGCCGCAGCTCTTGCCCTGAAACAGCACCCCACTGTGAACAGTGGTTTTGACAGCGTGAAAAATGCCATAGTCCGGTTCAAGACGATCGACATCTCTGTTGCTGTTAGCATCGATGATGGATTGATCACTCCGATTGTTCGGCATGTCGACTATAAAAATTTAGGTCAAATTTCTGCTGAAGTGAAACATCTTGCCAACTTAGCCAAAAAGGGGAAGCTGCAACCTCATGAATACAGGGGAGGCTCGTTTACCGTTTCCAATCTGGGAATGTTTGGTATCCACGACTTCCAAGCTGTCATCAACCCGCCTCAGGTTTCTATCCTCGCCGTCGGAGGTGTGAGAGATTGCGCTGTGGTTAAAAACGGCCAGGTCGTCCCTGGAAAAAGGATGATGGTTTCCCTCTCAAGTGATCATAGAGTCGTTGATGGCGCTGATGCAGCAAAATTTTTAAAAACGTTCCAAGAATTACTTGAAAATCCGGCGATTTTGCTCATCTAAAAGTCTTCTTCCAGTTGATTTCTATTCGAAAATCTAGTATCATCTTTTGCGAAAATGAAAATTTGAGGATGAAAGATGGCAACAATTGATTTCTCTCTTCCGATGTGGGGGACATGTCAAGCTCGCACAACATATGAGAGTTATGAGTATTTAAAAGAGACCATAAAGCATTCAGATGAGGCGAAGACAGAAGACTTTTCTCGCGTCAAAACAACTGCTTTCTTACTCCTTTCAGTTGCGATGACTTTTTTCCATGGACTTGCTTTAGAAGCGAAAGCTCTAGGAGAAGGCGGCCTCTACTATTTATCAAATGAAGCAGAGTCAGCGCGAAAGTCTTTTACAGAAAATGGGAAGGAAGGACTTAAAACCCTGGGTTTTTCTCTTTATCAACTCTTTTTGGCCTGTGTTGCGCTTCTTAATCCTAGCGAAGTTAAATCTCGTCTTGCGCTTCCTGAGCCGGTACAATTGAAGCCGGGCTTACTTTCAGATGATCCCGAAGATATTACCAATGTTCTCATGTTCCAAAATACAGCATTGCGCAAGCAAATTACACTTTTGCAGGGCCAATTAGGAGTGACAGATCCAGAGGGTTTGGTCGCTAAGCTTTTAGAGGCGAATCAAAACTCTGAAGAAAATTTTCAGAGAGCTGCCCTTAGAGCAGAGCAAGATATTGGATATCAAGAAGGTCTTGTAAAGGATCTAAAGAAGCAGTTACAAGATAAAGATCAAATCATGCAACACCAGAAAGAGCAAGATGAAGAGAGAATTCGAGATTTGCAGAAAAAGCTCGAGCAGAGTGAGCATACCTGGAAATATTTTCAGCATGCGTTAGGTGAAGGAAAAGAATTGTCGACTAGAAGTCCCGCTCAAATTCTAGAAAGACTTAAGAATGTTTGGGCTCGGCCCCATCTTATTCGTGGCTATAAATTTGATTAGAGCCATTTCTTCCGCTGGAAGAAGAGCAGCGACACAAACGAAATCAAAATAATGAAAGTGACAATGAAAATGAACGCATGTTTATCCCCAGCAATGGGTAAGGCGACGTTCATTCCGTAAAGACTCGCGACCATAGTCGGGATGCTCAAAATGATCGTCAGCGCTGTGAGCAGCTTGATCGTCTTGTTCAGCTGGTTGGTAAAGATAATCTGATATGAATCTCTTAGGCTACGAATACTGCGTAAATTGATGGAGCAGAGATCTTCTGATTGGATGCTCGCATTGAGTAAGTCTTCGAGAAGGTCTTGGTCTTTTTCGTAGAGGATGGTGTAACGGCCAGAGGTGATCGACTCGAGAACGCTGCGCAAAGGGACGAGAGAGGAAAGGTACTGATTGAGAATTTCTTCGTTCAAAGTCAAGCTTGTAATATCCCGGCTATCCACATAGGACATCTTTTTTTCTTGCTTCAAGACATTCGTACGAATTTTTTTGATTTGCAAGGTGAACTCTTGTGTGATTTTCAGCAGAATGTAGATCAAGAACTTTGATTTTTGTGAGGGGGTAAGCTTGGGCTTTTGAGAAATGAAGTTTTCGACGAGTTGGCTTTTTTGAGGACAAATTGTGATGAAGTAATCTTTCGTGAGGATGATGGTAAAGGTGGTGGTGTAGAGTCCCCCTTCGACTTCGATAGGGTGGCGCGTGAAGATTAAAACGTGCTCGTCAATTCTTTCAACGCGAGGAATTTCATACCGGTCCAGACAGTCGTACATATCGGTGTACTCAAGATCAATGAGCTTGCTGATTTGATTGATGTCATTTGTTGTTGCATCTTCTACATGTATCCAACAGCCTTCGCGTGGCTCTTGAATCTCTTTGAACTCTTCGTCGTGTTCTGTTTTGTCGTAAATGGTAATCATTGTCCCTCACAAGGGTAGCGCTTACTCCTTGATTATATTACCATTCTTATAAAAAATGAAAGTAATGTTATTTTTTTTCTAATTTTTCAATTCGTTTTTCAAGCTCTTCGATTTGCTTGACATAGGTTCCAATCTTCCTGAGCTGGACTTGCCGCTTATTAAATTCAGCCATTGTGGTGACCGGTCCCCCTCCATAAATGCCAGGTTCAGAGATCGATTTGCTGACTCCTCCACGGGTGGCGACTTTAACATTGTCTGTGATTGAAACGTGACCAATAACACCTGATTGCCCTCCTAGAAAGACATTATTGCCAAGCTTTGCTGAGCCGGCAATTCCCGATTGGGAAACAATAATATTATTTTCACCGAGCTCCACATTGTGGGCAATTTGAACCAAGTKGTCGATTTTGGTCCCTTTACGGATTAAAGTATTTTTGAAACGAGCTCGGTCAATTGTGGTATTGGCTCCAATTTCGACATCTTCTTCGAGAATGACAATCCCAATTTGATCGAGTTTTGTATGACGGCCGGTTTTCGGGTCAGTAGTATAGCCATAACCACATGAGCCGATGACGGCTCCTGGTTGCAAGATGACTCTGTCATGCAAAATGCACCTTTCTCTCACTGACACGTTAGCGTAAATGACGCAAGCCTTGCCGATCTTTACGCCCGGTCCAATTGAAGTATTGGCATGAATGATCGTCCCATCTCCGATGACGGCACCTTGGTCGATGACGGCATGTGGTCCAATCGTCACATTTCGCCCAATTTGAGCCGTTCCATGAATCACAGCTGTTTCGTGAATTCCTTTAAATCCTGTGTCGTGAGTTTGATTGTGGAGAAGAATTTCTGCAATTTTTTGAAACGTAAGCGAGGGATTATCACTAATAAGAAAGTTTTTACCGGGAGTTGGCTCAATTGTTCTATCGATACAAATGACTCCCGCGGCGGAATTTTTCATGCGCTCTTTGTATCGCAAATTTGCTAGAAAAGAGGCGTCATGTTCACAGGCAGATTCTAGATTGTCGACATTTTCAATCGCATGGTTGGGATCTCCAACAAGCTCACTGTTTGTCAACTCAGCGAGCTCTTGAAGGGAAAACCGTTTTGACATCTGTTAGCTTCCTTTACTTCACTGCTTTCTCAGAAGGTTGCTCAGTGGCAGCTGTCGCTTTATGAGCTTTTGCGTCTTTTTCGAAATTCTTATCCATTTCGGCGATGACTGCTGCTGTGATGTCTTGCTTAGGTTCGTAGTAGAAGCAGGCTTCTTTGTTCAGAACTACTGAAAATTTTTCCTTTTTTGCAATGAGTTCAGAGGCATGAGAAACATGATTTGTCATCATTTGGATGAGGTGCATGTTTGCTTGATTCATCACCTGATAGTACTGCTGCTGGTAGCGTCCAAGCTCTTCTTGAAGAGATTGGGCGTGCGCTTGCATTTCGTGTTCTTTTTCAGGTGATAAGCTGTCGACGAACTCTGGATCGTTTAGCTTTGTGACGATATCGCGAAACTGTCCATCGAGGTCTTGCATAATCGAAGTGATTTTGGTGCGAATGTCGTCAAAAGCTTCTTGCTCTTGCTTACCATATTTAGATTCGGTGATGCACGTGCTAAAATTGACGATCCCGGCTGAATTAACGTGAGCTTGTGCAGAGGTTAAAAAGAAAAATAGTGATGCTAAGATTGGCAAGAAAAAAGTGTGCCGTTTCATGATCAACTCCTAAAAATTCTATTTTGTAACTTGTTCATTCCATTGTAACCGATTTCCTAGAATTGTGCACCCATTGAGAAGAAAAATCGCTTCACATCATCTTTATCCTCAGGATTGATGGGGAAACCCATACCGACGATGAAGGGCATGCGGTTACCAAGTTCAATGCGGGCGCCTAAGCCGTAGCTCATGCGGAAATCGGGAATGTCAAATCTTTTTTCAGAAACTGTACCACCATCGAAGAAGACGAAGAGATCGAGCATTTTCATGACATTTTGGAGGTATTCAACAGAAAGGAGCATGGAGGAGATACCGCCCTTGGGAGCATTCGAGTCATCTCCATCTTTGTTTCGAGGGAATTTAGGGCCAATGCTATAAGGTTTATATCCACGTACGGTGGTGTCACCCCCAAGGAAAAACTTTTCACTCAAGGCAACGTCTTCTACTTCTGCTCCACCAAATGGGACGAGGAAACGGAAGTCTCCACGCAGTTTTACAGTTCCTTTACGCCAGAGAGGGTAGTAATAAGAGTTGAGAAAGCTCACTTTTCCGAAGGGGAAGTAACGTGGGTTATTGTCGTGGCGTCTTACTCCGCCCATTTCGATTTCAAAGTAGGACGAGACTCCTCGGTGTGGCTTAAAGGGGTTGTCTCTTGTATCGTAAGAAATGGAAGAGCTGAGGCCTGCAATCAAACCGCTATTTTGGCGCTCTTGTTGTGCATCTTTGTTGAGGATATGTTTATCAACATGGGAGATAGAGTTGCGGACTCGTAAACGGGTACCAAATGTCCAGTAGTTTGTTAAGGGGTAATTGGCAAAAATCGATCCCCCAACGATATCGACATCGTAATCATCGGATTGAAGGCGATTTTTCGAGTAACTTGCTTCAAAACCAAATCTCCATAAGGTGTCTCTAAAGTAAGGATCCATCCAAGTGAGAGAGTAGGTTTGTTGTTTTTTACCAATTTGAGCTTTGAGTTGTGCGTATTCGCCTGCGCCTCGAAGAGCTGAGAATCCTTCACGCCACCATCTTGTCAACCCACGATGGTCGAAGTTGTTTTCGGCAAGGTCTATTCCGCCGAAAATACTGTCAGTTGTGCTAAGTCCTCCAAAGAGGCTGAGGCTTCCTGTTGTTGTTTCTTCGACTTCAATCACGACATCGCGGTAATTTTCACCGAGCTCTTGGTCATCAGGTGTTTTCACAGCGTAGACGTTCACTGATTTGAAATAACCAATGGCCTCTAATCGCATCTGGGTCGCTTTGAGGCGACGTGAGTCAAACACTTCTCCAGGAACGAGAAGCGATTCACGTAAAATCACATTTTTGTTTGTTGAGACGTTCCCAAGAACACGAATCAGTCCTATGCGGAATTGCTCTCCTTCTTCGATCTGAATGTCGACAGAATAAACAGGTTCACTAGGAGATAAGTGGAGTACGTAGTTGATGTTTGCTTCAATATATCCGTCTTTACCATAGAGATCTTTAACATTTTGGATGCTGTCACGTAGTTTTTCTGGTGAGAAAATGCTTCCATCTTTAATCAACATCACTCGTTCAATTTGCTGTTGGTTCAGAAGCTCATTTCCTTGAATGCCAATTGAGCCAAAATGGTATTTTTCTCCTTTCACAGCATTGATATAAATTTCTAAGCGGCCATTCTCATCTTCTTTCGTTTGAATATTGACGCGCGCATCTGCATATCCTTGATTTTGCAGATAGTTAACGATGATGAGCTTGTCTTGTTCTAAGGCTTCTTCGTGATAGGTTCCTCTTCCGGTCAGCCAACTTGTGAAGAAGTTGTACTTTTTCGTTTGGATCAGTTCAAGAATCGCGCTTTGCTCTTTGTTCGAAAGTCCCGAGAAAGCAATCTTACTGATATGACCCGAGTGTCCTTCGTGAATGGTGATTTCAATGTCAATTTCATTTGTGTCAGAATAAGGAATGATTTTGTATTCGATGTCAGACTCAAAATATCCTTTCTTGATGTAGTACTCTTTGACTTTGTTGAAGGCGAGGTTAAACTCATCACGGTTAAAGAAGGTATGAGGCTCGATGTCAAGTTCACGTTGAAGAGTTCCTGTTCGAACTTTAGAGTTTCCATGCCAGACAATCGAGCGAATCATCGGCTTTTGCCAGATTTTCAATGTAATGTCTACATCTCCCCCTCGCGTTTCAATGTTGGGTTCAACCCGGTCATACTCTTCAGATAGAGTTTTTAGATCTTGGTCAAAAACATTTTGAGAAAAGGGGTCTCCTTCTTTTGTGCGCAGTTTCGATAGAATACGTTCTTGGTTAAACGTACTGCCACGTGGAAGGTTTTCCATTATCACTGTGATTTTTCCAACCCGCTTTTGTTCGTAGGCTTCGGTTGCTTGCGAATAAGCAGCAAGCTGCGGGATCGGTGCTGTTAAGAGGACGAGAGGTGTGAGAATCTTGGCGACGCTTTTATTCATTACTAACTTATGTCTGTACGTTATCCACTTCCAAGATGATCTTGAATGGATTGATTGATTATAGAAAAGTCCTTCGAATTAATGCAAGACTTGCCTGCCAGATAATGCTTGAGAAAGAGTCCCTTCATCGATAAAATCGAGTGAACTTCCAACAGGTAATCCAAGTGCAAGTCTTGAAACTTTGATCTGGTTTTGGTGCAATTCTTCTTTTAGAAATAGGGCTGTGGCATCGCCTTCTAGTGTTGAATCAAGGGCAAGAATCACTTCTTGCACCCCACAGAGCTCTATTCTCTTTAAGAGTTTTGGCACGTTTAATTTTTCGGGAGTTTGGCCATCAAGGGGGGATAATAAAGTTCCTAAAGCGTGATAGAGTCCCAAAAAATTTCCGGTTTCTTCAATTGCGAAAGCATCGCGTGGTGAGGCAATGATGCACATCATTGAGGGATCTCTTTTACTGCTTTCACAAAAAGAGCAAGAGACCTCTTCCATTAAACAACCACATTGATTGCAGTGGGGGATTTTTTCTTTTAAGGTGCTCAAAAGGTTTGCTAGAGTAGCGAGATCGTGTCTTTCCCACTCCAAAAGATCAAAGGCGAATCGCTCAGCAGTTTTTTTTCCAACGCCTGGTAGTTTTTGTAGTTGAGCAATAAGAGAAAGTAAATGTTTGGGATATTTAGCCATATCCTGAATATTCTAGGAGGAGTTTCATTTTTAAGCAAGCTGAGCAAAAAGCTCGTTTGCGCGCTCGGCAGTGATGTGTGATTTAAGATTGATACTCATTGATTTTGAGGTGATGACAGTCTTGTCTCCCAAAGTGAATATTGACTCAGACGAACTGGAACTATAGCTGAAAGTTGAATTTTGAGGGGAAAAGAGAGCTTCCATGATCTTTCTTCCGACCGAAGTGTTTGTAGGGTCATTGTCTTGCTCATCGTACTTTTCAATGTAGACTTCTACTCCAAGTGTATTGGGGATAAACGTCTCTTTTTCTGCATCTTTTTTGCAGGTTCGTACAACGAAGATTTGGCGGCCATCAGCTGTTTGGGCTCGGTAAGCGGGCCTATCAAGCTTATTCCAATCGGTTTTGTCAATCCAATCCTTCAAGCTCTTGGATCCAGAAACTTTGGGGAGTTCGGGCAATTTTTCAAAGTTCTCTTTCGATCCGGCAATCTGGTAGAAGGAGTGTAGGAGGGGATCTTCTCGATAAATGTTTGAATAGGCAGATGAGGCGGCATACACAAGGGTGGCAAGACTGGCAACTAGAGAGAGTTTTGTTGAGTCTACAGCAAAGCGGGCAATCGTCCCAACTGCCAATGCAGCAGCACCTGGATACCAATGATCTGTTTTTGGAGGAAAAACATAGGAACAGAGAATCATATAAGAAGAACCGACAATAAAGACCGCAGGCTTGAAATAGGAAATAATAGCCAGGGCAACAAAGGCTGTTGCTCGGATCAACGCGGTCTCTTGCGGATAGGCCGTGTAGTAACTTCCCGAAGTGAAAGGGAGCTTGTCCTTAGCTCTAGGATAGTGAGCTTCAAGAGTTTCTTTTGGCAAGTCACGATAGAGCACGGAACCTGTACTGCTCATAGCTTTTCTCCTTCTACGGCAGAAATCTTAGACAATATCGTCTAATGATTCAACGGATTTATTGGTATAGAAGTACTCTTTGGCTATTTTGTAAGGTTTCCAAATCGGATATGTGACAAAACTTGTGACAACGCAAAGACCATTCCAAACATGCGTGAAAAAAGCCACGGCGTAGTAATGGACTTTTCCAAGTATAGTTTCAGGAATTTTCTCTGAAACTTCTGTTACGCTTTTGGGATCTATCTTTTTCTTCTTGTCTGGTGTTTTAGGCAATTCGATCACAATTTTCGCAAGATGTTCGAGAGCGCTGACTTGGCTATTAGACTTGTCACCTTTCTTCCAAGCTTCAAAAAGAGCCCAGAGGTCTGGCAGTTTGTCTTTGATGACGGCTTGCTGCCCTTCTTTTTGAAAAGCGTTTATCCTTTCCAGAACCACGAGTTGCTTTTCAGCAAATTTCTTTTGCACGGCAACGCT
Coding sequences within:
- a CDS encoding pyruvate dehydrogenase complex dihydrolipoamide acetyltransferase, with the translated sequence MPSTLTMPKLSPTMEGGTIVKWHKKEGDAVKADDLLFEVATDKATVEYNSLDDGFLRKILVHENEEAVVNQAIAVFTETKGESIEGYEPEGLKVEEAPSEETVSEEAPAKGAIKAAPVTKTTGMAQPAFEAEPPLEGYSFEFETSLEDHLPASPLAKKLAREKGLDITTVKGSGPGGRVMSRDLDLAQADAIATFGNRSIPKKAPGSYEEEPLSPMRKAIGQKLQASKTFIPHFYVQQDIDVEPMIASREQLKATGVKVTFNDFVMRAAALALKQHPTVNSGFDSVKNAIVRFKTIDISVAVSIDDGLITPIVRHVDYKNLGQISAEVKHLANLAKKGKLQPHEYRGGSFTVSNLGMFGIHDFQAVINPPQVSILAVGGVRDCAVVKNGQVVPGKRMMVSLSSDHRVVDGADAAKFLKTFQELLENPAILLI
- a CDS encoding magnesium transporter CorA family protein gives rise to the protein MITIYDKTEHDEEFKEIQEPREGCWIHVEDATTNDINQISKLIDLEYTDMYDCLDRYEIPRVERIDEHVLIFTRHPIEVEGGLYTTTFTIILTKDYFITICPQKSQLVENFISQKPKLTPSQKSKFLIYILLKITQEFTLQIKKIRTNVLKQEKKMSYVDSRDITSLTLNEEILNQYLSSLVPLRSVLESITSGRYTILYEKDQDLLEDLLNASIQSEDLCSINLRSIRSLRDSYQIIFTNQLNKTIKLLTALTIILSIPTMVASLYGMNVALPIAGDKHAFIFIVTFIILISFVSLLFFQRKKWL
- the lpxD gene encoding UDP-3-O-(3-hydroxymyristoyl)glucosamine N-acyltransferase yields the protein MSKRFSLQELAELTNSELVGDPNHAIENVDNLESACEHDASFLANLRYKERMKNSAAGVICIDRTIEPTPGKNFLISDNPSLTFQKIAEILLHNQTHDTGFKGIHETAVIHGTAQIGRNVTIGPHAVIDQGAVIGDGTIIHANTSIGPGVKIGKACVIYANVSVRERCILHDRVILQPGAVIGSCGYGYTTDPKTGRHTKLDQIGIVILEEDVEIGANTTIDRARFKNTLIRKGTKIDXLVQIAHNVELGENNIIVSQSGIAGSAKLGNNVFLGGQSGVIGHVSITDNVKVATRGGVSKSISEPGIYGGGPVTTMAEFNKRQVQLRKIGTYVKQIEELEKRIEKLEKK
- a CDS encoding OmpH family outer membrane protein gives rise to the protein MKRHTFFLPILASLFFFLTSAQAHVNSAGIVNFSTCITESKYGKQEQEAFDDIRTKITSIMQDLDGQFRDIVTKLNDPEFVDSLSPEKEHEMQAHAQSLQEELGRYQQQYYQVMNQANMHLIQMMTNHVSHASELIAKKEKFSVVLNKEACFYYEPKQDITAAVIAEMDKNFEKDAKAHKATAATEQPSEKAVK
- the bamA gene encoding outer membrane protein assembly factor BamA; translated protein: MNKSVAKILTPLVLLTAPIPQLAAYSQATEAYEQKRVGKITVIMENLPRGSTFNQERILSKLRTKEGDPFSQNVFDQDLKTLSEEYDRVEPNIETRGGDVDITLKIWQKPMIRSIVWHGNSKVRTGTLQRELDIEPHTFFNRDEFNLAFNKVKEYYIKKGYFESDIEYKIIPYSDTNEIDIEITIHEGHSGHISKIAFSGLSNKEQSAILELIQTKKYNFFTSWLTGRGTYHEEALEQDKLIIVNYLQNQGYADARVNIQTKEDENGRLEIYINAVKGEKYHFGSIGIQGNELLNQQQIERVMLIKDGSIFSPEKLRDSIQNVKDLYGKDGYIEANINYVLHLSPSEPVYSVDIQIEEGEQFRIGLIRVLGNVSTNKNVILRESLLVPGEVFDSRRLKATQMRLEAIGYFKSVNVYAVKTPDDQELGENYRDVVIEVEETTTGSLSLFGGLSTTDSIFGGIDLAENNFDHRGLTRWWREGFSALRGAGEYAQLKAQIGKKQQTYSLTWMDPYFRDTLWRFGFEASYSKNRLQSDDYDVDIVGGSIFANYPLTNYWTFGTRLRVRNSISHVDKHILNKDAQQERQNSGLIAGLSSSISYDTRDNPFKPHRGVSSYFEIEMGGVRRHDNNPRYFPFGKVSFLNSYYYPLWRKGTVKLRGDFRFLVPFGGAEVEDVALSEKFFLGGDTTVRGYKPYSIGPKFPRNKDGDDSNAPKGGISSMLLSVEYLQNVMKMLDLFVFFDGGTVSEKRFDIPDFRMSYGLGARIELGNRMPFIVGMGFPINPEDKDDVKRFFFSMGAQF
- the recR gene encoding recombination mediator RecR, translated to MAKYPKHLLSLIAQLQKLPGVGKKTAERFAFDLLEWERHDLATLANLLSTLKEKIPHCNQCGCLMEEVSCSFCESSKRDPSMMCIIASPRDAFAIEETGNFLGLYHALGTLLSPLDGQTPEKLNVPKLLKRIELCGVQEVILALDSTLEGDATALFLKEELHQNQIKVSRLALGLPVGSSLDFIDEGTLSQALSGRQVLH